In Halorubrum sp. PV6, a single window of DNA contains:
- a CDS encoding site-specific integrase, translated as MSESRTQMKPERAIERYLTDKKPEWADSTYYNNASSLGLFLDFCEGIDLDNICEIDGFHISDFKKRRREVGEVNEMTLYNDLCSLRSFLKWSNSMGLIESWVVENMVLNDPDEKVRSEKIEPEIADQILEYLDDFEYATRRHALFALLWDTGMRLGNARSLDVDDYYPEEKYIEVSHDPDEGTPQKNKEPAEREVNLHDWTCEILDDYLRMNHIEVEDDYGRNPLFASKYGRMALSNLRTHIRRLTRPCHYTGECPHDREKSECVAVQEYNKAAQCPGSHKPHAIRRGAITHWLNEGHRKELISDRMNVSIPTLDKHYDARTESEKRDLRREMFDME; from the coding sequence ATGTCCGAATCTCGAACACAAATGAAGCCGGAACGTGCGATTGAACGCTACCTGACCGACAAGAAACCCGAATGGGCTGACTCTACGTACTACAACAACGCCTCATCCCTTGGACTGTTCCTCGACTTCTGCGAGGGAATTGACCTCGACAACATCTGTGAGATAGACGGCTTCCACATCTCCGACTTCAAGAAACGGCGGCGAGAAGTTGGCGAGGTCAATGAAATGACCCTCTACAACGACCTCTGCTCACTCCGAAGCTTCCTCAAGTGGTCCAATTCGATGGGACTCATTGAGTCGTGGGTCGTGGAGAACATGGTCCTCAATGACCCCGACGAGAAGGTTCGCTCCGAGAAGATTGAACCGGAGATAGCTGACCAGATTCTCGAATACTTAGACGACTTTGAGTATGCAACGAGACGGCACGCCCTCTTTGCCCTCTTATGGGATACTGGTATGCGTCTCGGAAACGCTCGGTCGTTAGACGTTGACGACTACTATCCCGAAGAGAAATACATTGAGGTGTCTCACGATCCCGACGAAGGTACTCCACAGAAAAACAAGGAGCCTGCCGAACGAGAAGTAAATCTCCACGATTGGACGTGCGAAATCCTCGACGATTATCTACGGATGAATCACATCGAGGTGGAGGACGACTACGGTCGGAACCCTCTCTTCGCCTCAAAGTATGGTCGTATGGCGTTGTCTAATCTCCGGACACACATCCGCCGACTCACCCGTCCGTGCCACTACACCGGAGAGTGTCCCCACGATCGAGAAAAGTCAGAGTGTGTCGCCGTGCAGGAGTACAACAAGGCCGCGCAATGTCCCGGCTCTCACAAGCCCCACGCTATTCGGCGAGGAGCTATCACCCATTGGCTTAACGAAGGGCACCGGAAGGAGCTGATCAGCGACCGGATGAACGTCAGCATACCAACGCTGGACAAACACTACGACGCTCGGACTGAATCAGAGAAGCGAGACTTACGGCGAGAGATGTTCGATATGGAATAG